In Herbinix luporum, a single window of DNA contains:
- a CDS encoding AAC(3) family N-acetyltransferase has translation MYTKQELKNMIKEMGIESTDTLFIHSSMKAIGEVVGGADTVLDSFMEYLENGLLILPTHTWANMSESHNVYDPKKEPSCVGVLTNLFMKREGVVRSLHPTHSVAAYGKDNIEYIKGEEEITTPCGIGGCYDRLRERNAKILLLGVNHSRNTFIHCVEEILQVPERFTEKPVLFKIVMPDGSIKESMVYRHYNRTTAHISETYTKLEQAFYDNNVAKKVKFGDATCILCDANGIFEVTKKVLSHQINCLIELEEIPREWWI, from the coding sequence ATGTACACAAAACAAGAATTAAAAAACATGATAAAAGAAATGGGAATTGAATCTACAGATACCCTGTTTATTCATTCTTCTATGAAAGCAATTGGTGAAGTTGTAGGTGGAGCAGATACTGTTCTTGATTCCTTTATGGAATATTTAGAGAATGGTTTATTAATTCTTCCGACACATACTTGGGCTAATATGTCTGAGTCTCATAACGTATATGACCCAAAAAAGGAACCATCTTGCGTTGGAGTATTGACCAATTTATTTATGAAAAGAGAGGGTGTTGTTCGTTCCTTGCATCCAACACATAGTGTTGCTGCCTATGGAAAAGATAATATCGAATATATAAAAGGGGAAGAAGAGATAACAACCCCTTGTGGGATAGGTGGATGTTATGATCGTTTAAGAGAGAGAAATGCAAAAATCCTTTTATTAGGAGTTAATCATAGCCGTAATACATTTATTCATTGTGTGGAGGAGATTTTACAGGTACCGGAGCGTTTTACAGAAAAACCTGTATTATTTAAAATTGTAATGCCTGATGGAAGTATTAAAGAAAGCATGGTATATCGCCATTACAATAGAACTACAGCTCATATTTCAGAGACATATACTAAGCTAGAGCAAGCATTTTATGATAATAATGTAGCAAAAAAAGTAAAGTTTGGAGATGCCACATGTATTTTATGTGATGCCAATGGCATATTTGAGGTCACAAAAAAGGTCTTATCTCATCAGATAAATTGCTTAATAGAATTAGAAGAAATTCCAAGAGAATGGTGGATATAG
- a CDS encoding DUF1284 domain-containing protein has protein sequence MGIKSLYKDNCNIHALHKDNTYKIRAHHGLCLFFFKGKGYSREFVKNMMDFKNKLDKDPFVCITSKADIICGKCPNYIKDSCKNEDKVAEYDRQVLLRCNLTDGDILPYHSFRNLIVHNIILSGKREEVCGNCQWTLLCHNISNGRQLL, from the coding sequence ATGGGGATAAAAAGTTTATACAAGGACAATTGCAACATACATGCCCTTCATAAGGATAATACATATAAGATAAGAGCTCATCACGGATTATGCCTTTTCTTTTTCAAAGGAAAAGGCTATAGTAGGGAGTTTGTAAAAAATATGATGGATTTTAAAAACAAACTAGATAAAGATCCTTTTGTATGTATTACAAGTAAGGCAGATATAATCTGCGGCAAATGTCCAAATTATATTAAAGATAGCTGCAAAAATGAAGACAAAGTTGCAGAATATGACAGGCAAGTATTATTAAGATGCAATCTAACCGACGGAGATATCTTACCCTATCATAGTTTTCGTAACCTGATAGTTCATAATATAATACTTTCTGGAAAAAGGGAAGAAGTATGTGGAAATTGCCAATGGACCTTGCTGTGCCATAATATTTCAAATGGCCGGCAGCTTCTATGA
- a CDS encoding M56 family metallopeptidase has product MSKIFLNVLNMSLTASYVILIVILVRLLLKKAPKYISYTLWIVVAFRLIIPFTLESSYSLMPSKSNVDYIPHDIIYQGNPQINSGVDRIDTFVNNSLPAPTIEASVNPLQIYIKIGAYIWLLVIGALLIYSYVSILILKSRLKKAQLIEKNIFEAKNIRTPFVLGIIRPRIYLPAGLTKEEQDYIILHEQTHINRKDHIVKMLAYLILSIHWFNPLVWIAFRLMSIDMELSCDERVLRKMDKDIKKTYANSLLSLNTKKHILNGSPLAFGEGNVKTRIKNVLNYKKPAFWVTFVSVLFAIIIGIGLLSNREVISSNENNDNNSSTENNQIASNQSDEQELGGDITVDKSSITESFIEMDAYIKDYSFDVSYDEELDLYHRVYSIHGVYDLNGDGKEDEINAVLKMDYEDGTYIEVNGIKVPFNLYFPTGEIYVIDLDSRDSYIEVAVFDDGPSADPYFIFFRYDGENLYPVGSIDRYALMDGQGKFVSWFHLANNFKPTFYSAWGEFKNNEYVITNHDVEQYIGKTYEVNGNGYFVPLDYNPENYFDYIQWESEYLREFKETKVKLLDIHIDEEGRILNWFYVELADGEKGLLYFWIGD; this is encoded by the coding sequence ATGAGTAAAATTTTTCTTAATGTTTTAAATATGAGTCTTACGGCAAGTTATGTTATTTTAATTGTTATCCTTGTTAGATTATTGCTTAAAAAAGCTCCAAAATACATCTCCTATACCTTATGGATTGTAGTTGCATTTCGACTCATCATCCCATTTACACTTGAAAGCAGCTATAGTCTTATGCCTTCTAAATCAAATGTTGACTATATCCCACATGATATAATCTATCAAGGAAATCCGCAGATAAATAGTGGTGTAGATAGAATTGACACATTTGTTAACAATTCACTTCCTGCCCCTACTATTGAGGCCAGTGTGAATCCACTGCAGATTTATATAAAAATAGGGGCATATATTTGGCTTTTAGTAATAGGGGCCTTACTAATTTATAGCTATGTATCCATCTTAATACTAAAAAGCCGTCTTAAGAAGGCACAATTAATAGAGAAGAATATATTTGAGGCTAAGAATATAAGAACACCTTTTGTCCTTGGCATAATAAGACCTAGAATCTATCTACCGGCTGGATTGACCAAAGAAGAGCAGGACTATATTATTCTACATGAGCAAACCCATATTAATAGGAAAGACCATATAGTTAAAATGTTAGCTTACCTTATCTTATCTATACACTGGTTTAATCCCCTTGTGTGGATTGCATTCAGGTTAATGAGCATTGACATGGAGCTTTCCTGTGACGAAAGAGTACTAAGGAAGATGGATAAGGACATAAAGAAAACTTATGCCAATTCATTATTATCACTTAATACAAAAAAGCATATCCTTAATGGTAGTCCCCTGGCTTTTGGTGAGGGTAACGTAAAAACAAGGATTAAAAATGTATTGAATTATAAAAAGCCTGCATTTTGGGTGACATTTGTTTCGGTATTATTTGCTATCATAATAGGAATAGGACTGTTATCAAACCGGGAAGTTATAAGTTCCAATGAGAACAATGATAATAATAGTTCTACAGAAAATAATCAAATAGCATCAAATCAGTCTGACGAACAGGAGTTGGGTGGTGATATTACTGTAGATAAGAGTAGTATCACAGAAAGTTTTATTGAAATGGATGCCTATATTAAAGATTATAGTTTCGATGTCTCATATGATGAAGAATTAGATTTATATCATAGAGTTTATAGTATTCATGGTGTATATGACTTAAATGGGGATGGAAAAGAAGATGAAATAAATGCTGTATTGAAAATGGATTATGAGGATGGTACCTATATTGAAGTAAATGGTATTAAAGTGCCGTTTAATCTATACTTCCCAACCGGTGAAATATATGTTATTGATTTAGATAGCAGGGATAGCTATATAGAAGTTGCTGTTTTTGACGATGGACCAAGTGCGGATCCTTATTTTATATTTTTCCGTTATGACGGTGAAAATTTATATCCCGTAGGATCAATAGATAGATATGCATTAATGGACGGACAGGGAAAATTCGTATCCTGGTTCCATTTGGCTAATAACTTTAAGCCGACATTCTATTCTGCATGGGGAGAATTTAAGAATAATGAATATGTTATAACGAATCATGATGTAGAGCAATATATAGGTAAAACCTATGAAGTTAATGGAAACGGTTATTTTGTACCCTTAGATTATAATCCTGAAAATTATTTTGATTATATCCAATGGGAATCAGAATATTTGAGAGAATTTAAAGAAACTAAGGTTAAGCTCTTAGATATCCATATAGATGAGGAAGGTCGGATTCTAAACTGGTTTTATGTTGAGCTAGCTGATGGTGAAAAGGGACTTTTGTATTTTTGGATAGGAGATTGA
- a CDS encoding BlaI/MecI/CopY family transcriptional regulator: protein MKIYKLTEKEEMFANIIWQNEPIASGDLVKLSKKEMNWKKSTTYTVLKKLCEKGIFKNENAIVSSLITKDEYYAKQSVLFVEDTFGGSLPRFLTAFISGKKISEKQAEELKRLIDEYKEV, encoded by the coding sequence ATGAAAATTTATAAACTTACAGAAAAAGAAGAAATGTTTGCAAATATTATTTGGCAGAATGAACCCATTGCATCTGGTGACCTGGTAAAGCTATCTAAAAAGGAAATGAACTGGAAGAAATCCACCACATATACTGTGCTGAAAAAACTATGTGAAAAAGGAATATTTAAAAATGAAAATGCCATTGTTTCATCTTTAATCACTAAGGATGAATACTATGCAAAGCAAAGCGTCCTTTTTGTTGAGGATACATTTGGAGGGTCATTGCCTAGATTTTTGACAGCTTTTATTAGTGGGAAAAAAATAAGTGAAAAGCAAGCAGAAGAGTTAAAAAGATTGATTGATGAGTACAAGGAGGTGTAG